The DNA sequence ACTTCATGAAGCGTGAGGTACTCTCTTTAATCATTGACTGCCCTAATTCTGATGACGACTGCAAATGGAAAGGAGAAGTCAGACATTCTGAGGTAAAGTTTACAAACGAATACAAAAGATCGCTCTTTCAGTTGTTGAGTGCTCAGAATGTGCAAAAGCCTAGATTACTTGAGTAGttgtagcagtagtagtagtagtggtagtagcagcagcagcagcagtagtagtagtagaagtagtagcagcagcagcagtagtagtagtagtagtagaagTAGTTGTAGTGAGAAGTCGCAGTAATCGTAGTAGTAACTTATTCAATTTTCCCTTTATTTTATGTAGTGGTCGAAGAGGTTGCAAGAATAAAAACTGTTTGGCAGAAGTCTATAATAGTCTATATTGTGCTTAattcaaacaaattattataaatatcatAATTATGAGTAATTAGaaatattatatataaataattcaaaaaaattatttcaataagGTCCATCTTGCATCGTGCCCTGCAGAGAAAGAACAATGTACCAATAACAACTGCCCAACAAAGGTCAAGAGATCAGAGTTTCAGCGACACGTACAACATGAATGTCTCTATCGTCAACAATTGTGCCCTTTGTGCAACCAATCAATGACTGCTGCTGTACTCAAGGTCAGTATACCGTAATGTGTAACCGCCCTAGGactgaaatttcaaatatgACTGCAACCTTCTACATTTCTCTGTTACTCCCTTTAAATAACCAGAAGGAAATCTTCCGTCGCATGAGACTCGAAACAAAGAAGAATTACACCACTCAGATAAAGAGGCAGTAAcagtaaattttgaaattaatggTATTAACTCAACTAGCAAGGTGCTTCCGTCGGATAATTAATCATTCAAATTAAAACCACAATCCAGGAACTTTGGGCACGGGCATGGTATTTTAACCTTATGAGGAAAGACGGTTACATAAGAGAACAATGGTGATACGCAGGTCATTATCAATTGAGAATAAGAGTGCAAACCCTTGCAAAGACTGTTGTTTCTCTGAGGGGGTCGTTTGACAATCTCGACTACGTCGACTTTAAAGTGAGTGTTTATTAATCACTAGTACAACATACACTGCAACCGTTTGCATTGAAGGATTGGAATTAGTTGATAGAATTGCTGGACTTGAACTACGGAAATGGAATGATGTTCCAGGTGAGATCACCACAGATGAATTGGCAAGAATTCGTTAGTAAGCCTGAAAAATGTACAGTTGAAGATACATTAAATCTTGTCAGTAGTGGTGAGAACAACATAATAAGACAATTTGCAACTAAATGAAACGATAAATAAATCCTATATCTTCTTAACATTGTGAATCAGAAATAATACATCAAACTTTTATTCTTTGCGCTTTAATTGCAGGTTCATCTTGCACAAGAGTGTAAAATGACTAAAGTGCAATGTGATCGATGCGGAAGGGAAGGGATCCTGCGAGGAGAGGTAACATTTCACCAGTGATTTAAGTTAAGCAAAGTTAAGCAAAAATTAAGCaaatcaacaataacaacagtgagctttatttgcatgaccATAACAATACAGCATTACGAAAGCGTGAAGAGCAACTGCTACCTATGCCCGGCAGCCCCCTACGAAAAAAAGGGGAATCGTTTACTGTATTTACGATATCAAATCGAAGTAAAGCGAACTCTCGCTGAATTTCGTCTTATTCCAAATAGATTAAAATAGTTCTGTCTTCGTTTTGTTGAGCCCGTAAACGTTGTTATACCAAGATTTTTTTCCACGCAAGTTTGGGTGAAGGCGAAATTTACAcagacaaaactgaaaaactacAGCGTATTTTAAGGCAAAAGTgtgtcattaaaaaaaactgaggaCAAAAGATTTCTTTCCAAGAAAGTTTATgcttcatttcgcaaactctCTAGAGGAAatatttgtttcttaaataaaTTGTGGTGTAAGTGGATGACTAACAGTATAGGAATCACTGCCAATACCTCTTCTATTAAGCCTATCCCCAAAGAGAGAAGTTGAAGCTGTAAGGGGTGAGTCCTTCTGGAGAAGTTTTTTGGTTTCCATGTCTCATGAATTCTTATCTTGCAACTTTGGGACGTTTAAGCGCTTCATTACATCAAAATTACAGCAAAGTCGTTAAGACAGACTGCAGATTCGGACAAACGGGTAAAGTGATATTTTCTCTGATGGAGTTAAGTGTTCCTTTGCATAGATGGAAAATCACTTGAATCCTGACCATGGAGACTGCGAGGAAGTTGAAAGAGGCTGCAGATTTGAACAAATAGGGTGTACTTTTAAAGAGGTTGGTATGTAAtacaatatttgtttttgttttttgttgtagtttcttcttttttctctttctttcatcGTTATCAAGGAAGCCTAAGgccctggtcaaacggacaCGCAAGTAGTCGCAAGTTGATAACTTGGGGCTACTTGCGACtccgtttggccaggccttgCGTGCACTTGCGTTGACTTGCGATGACTTGCGATCACTTTGGTCGAGATCAAATTTGCCCGCAAGTCAATGCTAGTTTTTTACCGTTTGGCCACCCAACCCAAGTCAACGCGAGTTCAGTGACTGAGCCCGTAGACTTGAAATAGCTCTTTTTTTGCGACTTTCGTGCACTTGCGAGGAAACTTGCCAGTCCGTTTGGCTATCCAACGCAAGTCTCTTCGCAAGTTCAACTTGCCGCTACTTGCTAGTACTTGcgagtccgtttgaccagggcttaaTGATGTTCATGGCCTTTCAGTGGGACATATTTTGAGTTGTTAATATTAACTcgcagttttttttgtctattaaggtaattcctttgaaattgttctactatcaaactttttttgaaacttggcatagttaacatttatgatatgaacattgaaaaaatgcaataaaaaaatggggtcaccgTACTTGTTTACGCTTTAGCAGGCTCTTAAAATGGGGTATTTTACTTGTTGCGCCTTAAAAATTCGAATCACCTGCATACAGAATTAAGTCTTGGTTACTTGAAAGACACGGAGTTTTATCGCgaaagtaaagcttttttCATTCACATAAGTAGTATTGCTTCATTTAAGCCGTTTTTGAGTGTCTGGTGGTGggaatattgcactttttcggACAGTTCAGTGGTTAGCTTTAAGTCCTCgctttggccaaaatacacccAGTACGGAactattttcccaaaaaaatcatgttctactatcaaactttttttcttcttcaaatatgttatCTATTACgctgttcttagcaaatacctgaaaaaaaaatcgggggTTACCGCGCTTGTTTCCTCACAATCTGCCGTGAAATGTGGTCATGGATTCGGAGATCACTCTCAGGATGGACAATTGGCGCGGTGGGGACTGGGACGAGACACAAAATGGCGCTCATGTTATGCGCAGAAGAGGTTGCGCAATGCAAAACAagggaatcaccttaagattttcaagtttatgcttttcaaaatatatttgaaGTGGAGTTTGCCACACGAATTAAGCACATCTTTTTGTTCCTCTTCGCTCACACCAATGAATTTATATGCATTTACAGAAAATGAAACCATCGGAGGCAAAGAAGCATTATCATCTGACTTCAGTTCCTCACTTAAACCTGCTGCTATCGTTCGTTCTTCGCTTGGAGAAGCAAGTGATGTCCCTTATAAATCCAGTTACGGGCGCGTTTGGAGCAAGTTTCTCTGACGAGTTGGTGAGAAGTTCGGAGGAGCTGATTTCCACTGCAATAGCAAGGATAGACTCTGTTGTTGCCGAAACAAGAGATCTGACACGGATGCTGGGGGATCATGATCGGAGAATAAAGATGCTGGAAAGAAAAGTAACATCAAAAAATGGCATGCTAACGTCCACTTCAATGCACCCTGATAGTGCAAGTAATAATATGGAGCTTTTGATAAAGGATGAGACGAAGTGCGAGCAGTACAATCTCAAACAAGAGGTATTTATTACTGGAAGCAAGATTTGTTTCTTAGGCCCagagctgttttgtttttgaacgtCTTGCTCTGCAGAAAACTGTGAAAACGCGTCCTATTAAAAGAAGAGCACTTGCATTCCTAAGACTGTAGAATTTCAACCCGTTTAGCTAATCCGTCATTCTGGTTAAGCCCCtatattcaacattttctttcatttattgGATGAAATATTGCCCCTTGACCAAGTAAGTAGTTGACTAACTGACTAATTGGACGGTTGCAATTGGTTGGCTAACTAACTCAATCTCCAAGAGACTGATTGATGGATATGGAGTCTGACCAACTGTCATTGCCTATAAAATTTagtatcaaacgagttgatgatagtcaaattaccaccgcaaacgaaaaaaaacaaaggtgatgtttcgagcgttagtgCTTTGCAGATCAAAGCGGCTTCGTCATAGTTTTACGTTGGTAATAAAGAGCTCTATATTCTacgacgagaacgactacaagtacgagattttctcatagaacagCAGTGAGAGCGCGCAAATCAGCATCATTTTGGCCATAGAAACTTGATACCGTTGTCATTTTattacgaggttttgcaaaaatgttgccGTGTGTCAAGAAAACGGTAGTAGCTTTGGCATATTTTGATCAGCAAAAAAGCTCAATTACCGGCgataaaaataactgagtaacctatactgctaacaaagagtaagattaatcATCCGGATCATAaatttctaagtattttcgccaaaaacgggcagtcaaatctcgtactcgttctcgtcctcgacCTGGAATCCAAAGATCCCTATTATGGCCCTTTTACCAACTTTTTACCGACGCGGTACCAAACTAAACTTTTCAATTAACTGTCTAATTTGTTCAGTAACTCACTGACCGCTAAACATGTGACCGATTGGCTGGCTTGCTGGCAGACACACTgcctgactgactgactgactttCATGCTGGCTGATTGAACGACTATATATGCGCCATCTTTTCTCTGATCGGTTGATTTACTTCATTGATCGTTCATTCATCCACGTATCTATTTATTGTATTCTTTAATACAGGTATCTTTGATTCGACGTCAACTGGAAGAGGCTATAGGGAGCATACAGCAGCTTCAAAGACAAATGGATCTTTCAAGGCAAAACTTAGGGGATGCAAATGGCGTTCCCTCCGGCACAGAGCAACAGATTTCCAGTTACGATGGCACCCTCCTGTGGAAAGTCACAGACTTTGCTCGTAAAAGGAATGATGCAGTCTCTGGCAGACAGGTCTCCATTTACAGCCCGTGTTTCTACACCAGTCTCTATGGTTACAAAATGCGCGCCCGGCTCTACCTCAACGGTGATGGAATGGGTCGAGGCACCCATGTGTCAGTCTTCTTTGCTCTTATGCGGGGGGAGTACGACGCTACACTCCGCTGGCCATTCAGACAAAAAGTCACCATAATGCTGCTTGATCAGGATCACGTGGAACACGTCATCGACGCCTTCAGACCAGACCCGAGTAGCTCTTCATTTCAGAGGCCAAGGCGAGAATCAAACATTGCTAGTGGGTGTCCgttgttttgttctctaaCAATGTTGAATAATCATGCCTACATCCGGGAGGACACCATGTTTCTCAGGATTATTGTGGATACGTCCGATATTTAGGAAGGAATTTCCTTCTTAAGCATACGCACCTCGACGCATGTTTGCTAACTCATTTAGAGCACAGCAGCCCACTTCTATTAATTTATTAGTGTTAGCTTGGAAATAGATTAGAGGATGCTAGTTACCTTATCCTAAGGACTATCCTGATCTTGGGCTTGTCAAAATCAGCGACATAATTTTTCAATAGATTTTGTACAAGTCAGTTTTTACCAAAGCTGTTTCAGTCGCTGGTCATGATATGATATACATACACTGAGTGTTTTTCATGAGTCTTTTTCCGATTATCTTAAGACTTAGGATACTTAGGGTGTTTGTAAATAAGACGGCTCTCGTTTTCCATGAGAACaataaatttgattttgtagaaaagaaagaaaggaaatgaagaatTCGGCAAAACAGGAGGAGCAGTGAACTGCGTTATTCCAATTCCCGGCTTCAAACTATTAGTACGTGCAGATGTGGAAGTAACTGGCACAAGCAAACGTCATTTTGCATTTAGTTCACACTGAGCGGCTATTGTTTCATAGGAAGATGGCAAGAACCTCAGTTCAAGTAAAACTGCGCCATGTGCATATAAAATACCAATGGAGCAGTACCTCTAGACGCGGTGCctgagcgtcgtaccaaacgatgttccccgagatCTCGACccggtgatcgcttttgtgagctaagcttcagatacctgtctccaggcagtgagggagagaaatgtcggcccctagaccatatgagacatatccctttcatccactcagctcgattcgTAATTAGTGGCATTTGCTAAATATATCACACAGCCTTCTAGTTAATTCTTACATGTGATTCAATACAGTGTGACTTGGTACAGTGTTTATTTGATAACTGCGCAAGCGCTCTTGTGGAAAAACTCATTTCGAGGTTAAGAGCCATCAAGGAGTCTCGTTGCGATCCATACGATTTGCGATGGTGCAAGCTGGCACAAAATGACACTTACGTACGCGCATTTGCTAAGCGAACGAAATAGCCCATAATCTCGTGTTGTCATcatgaattttatttgtttatttccctTTATCTCTTAACTTATTTATTTCCAATTCCCAGCTTCAAAATACTGGTATGTGAATAcgtatttgaaagaaaaaaaggaccaAGAAAGCTGGAAATACAAGTCGGATCATGAACTAAGTAGTATTCATAGACTACAAAAACCATGTTAGATTTATACGCTTTTGCAAGGCTTGGTCTGTGTGAACCTGAAGAagttatatatttttaaaatttcacttAATAATTTTCAATATTAAAAAGCAGTTAAGGAGGGATTTGGATTCGTTCAATCAAAAGCGGTtgtttaaaacatttgtcttAAAAAGGAAGTTTGATTGCCTCGTTTACGACATGCGCCGCGTTGAACTCAAATTGATTCCATTATCGTGAAATTCTCccaaaaaaatgttaacatTGTTTTCGTCGtgtacaaaattaaaattaacaacatTAAATAAGAATTCTATTTCGTCGTCAGCCATAGGTCGTTACGGAGTGGTACGAGAGAGAGTGTAGCGCATGCGTCAAGTCAGTTGTGTAGACCTTGTGTGAAAGGAAGGTTGTTTTTTAGTTTATCTGGAAGTTATCATCAAAATTCCCACTGAAGGCGATCGAGAGGAAACAGCAAATCACCAAATCATTGGGATATTGTGTAACATCACTTTTCTGTGACGAGCTAAGTAGAAATTTAGCCCTGAATTACAGTTTTTTCGCTCttacgtttttcccgccatttTCATTCAGGAAAATATGGCCACCACGGACAACAATATTGACACTGAGCAGAACGTCTCGATGAATCCCGTTAATCTAGAGGAGGAAGGCAATATCTCCAAAAGCCTTCTATCGGTTCTCAATGCTATGCAGGAGAACCTAACCTCCTCAAATTCTATGCTTCGCGACCTAGTAGAGAGAAAACATAAGTCAACTGAACCGGATTCAATTTCCAAAAGAGCAAAGCGTGATGAAAGCAGATCATATCGTTCTGTCAATGCTTCAGAGAAAGCACTTACGTCTACTTCAAAAGAAGTAATAGATAGTGcttcagaagaagaaagcgATTCTGCTTCAGAGGAAGCAAACACGAAGACTCCAAATGAGGATCACGAGCGTTTCAGGTGGGCAACTTAATGACGACGATCACCGCTTTCACCTGTCAGAGctatatttgaaaaaatttgcGTGCGCATTGAAATGCACGGCGCGCGTTGTGGCGGGAAATTTAATTAAAGATAATAAAGCCAAATAAAGCCCTTTAAATGTTACTGTACTAGTGCCAATGGcttcccaaaaaaaatgtaGCGTCTGTTCTTGCAAATCCTCGTCGCGCTGGCATACCGTTGTTGAGAATATTGTGGAAgatgtgaaaaattgttttgatgtgGAAGTATCGTGCAATGATGCGTGTTTGTGTGCCTCTTGTCGGAGAAATTTGACGAGATGGCAACGAAGCTGCAacgaagagaaagaaaaatattttgtaaaagcCCAATCTCGTGGAAAGGCatttgtcaacaaaaaaaCCCTGGCTCAACAGGACCGGAGGCTTGCCGTAACAAATGTCaccgaaaaaataaaatccccAACATCGTTTATGCTACGTTTACCGGAAGTCGTGCTGTTGGATATTTTTAGATATGTTGGGATCGCAGATATTTGTAACTTGAGACTGACGTGCCAGTATGTAAACATGATGTGCTCGTCTAACTATTTATGGAAACTTCTCTTGGAACGTGACTTTCCGGAAGCAATTCTACTTCTAGACGCTCTCGtcgaaaaaaaaggaaaaaggtcTCCGCACGCAATTAGGTGAACTGGAAGGTCAGTTTCGCGAAAGCGAGTGCAaatttttggtcgaaaacgcGGAGTTACAACAACGCGTAGACAGTCTACGATCAAAGCTATTTACCCTGCAAACTGACCGGGATCCTAACACTCCAGTGAGCAAACTTCAAGAACAGGTAACCCGTAACGGATTAATTTAAATTACCTGAAAACCCGTACGCCAGGAACCATGGATTTGAAGAACGTAGAGAACTAGGTATTGGCTCGTCTGCTGCTTTTGGCTCGGCAGATGTATAGAACGAAAGTACATGCCAATTAGACGATAACAGGTTTCTATATTCGGTGTTTGAAATCGACTTTTAGTACGGCCCAACGGTTTTTCGGGTGAAAAGACCGGATTCACTTTTTATCTGAAAATGGTTGCAGAAAATCGCATACTATGAATCAATGGATACTCTTTACAGTTAGTTAAAGACACCAAATATTTATAGAATAACAGTTAAAATCCCACGGTCTTATACAGTGCCCTACGTTCGTTACACTGAAGTAGGAATTTGTCAGCTCAGCTGGTTTTTTTAGGGTGTTCCCTCGGGCGTCCGCATATTAACCTTCTCTTCACAAAGACACTCAAGTTTATATTAAAGCTCACCAAACCGTAGCAAAAATGTCCTAAGcgtttttttcaattcgttATTTTAATACTTCAGCACTCATCAATCTATGAAGTACAGCAAGTGAACTGTTTGGCCACAAATGAACACAACTAAGAACACTGCAACAACTCAACCAGTGCAATTCAAGTTTcatgaaatttgatttttttttcccagctTTTTGATAGTTCAGAGGGAAGTAGGacagtgaaatatttttctgacTAATATCTTGGCatgattaaaacaaattaaataaaacccatgttttaaaatctttttaatatttctatctTTGCCTTGGATCAATCATAACATGGCAACTGGTCACTTTCCCATCAGCAAGTCTCACATCACCACAGAAATTGTCTGAAATACTAGCCATACCATATATTACCTGTTCCACGTACACACACAAAGCAACAGCATGTTTGTTGGTGAACAACTCCCTGCTGGCGAGGTGACTGATAACCACTTACATTAAAATTGAGAATAATTCTTGTTAAAAATGAGTAGTTGCAAGAACACATACTTTCCCAAGGATGTCTTCCATCTGCTTAatgaaatttccaatttttctttctactGTGAAACCCCCTCCCCCTCAGAATCTTCACTGTCTGACCATCAGTGGTTTGGGGGTTCCTAAAACACTTACCTCTTCAAAAGGTGAGAGAGgtataatataatttttgcaagattGAGCTCCATCTCAATTGTGATATATTGGAATAATTTGATAGACAGGTATAATCTTGTtacttttttcattcttctgTTATCAAAACTGAATAGTATTTCCTTGGAAATACCTTTAAGTAACCTAAGGTTTATGTTACCTACAGATATTTATGAGTCTTGTCAAAAAGAAGACTGGGCAGAGTAATTCAGGtttcatttatgcaaaccaatcaaaaggaAAGCCTATCAAGTTAATGCCAGTTTCTCAGCCACAAACAGGAAGTTCATCTGCATCTTCTAgcacattgaaaaaaaggagtcaagtcattgaaaaatttgtaGAGAGTGTAGCGTCAGCAACACAGGCGGCAGATGATGTCATACATCAGACTGCCACATCgattaaaagaaacaagaatcaGTTCCTGAAGTCATTTTCAGAGGGGGGTCTTAACATCATACAGTCTTTTACACTCAAGCAGGTGAGTCACAACTACAAAGATGTGTtatttggaaacaaaatgggaaattttttagtttttacaaGTGCATTGTGCGACAACGcagcaaaataatttattagtttgAAGCCTACATGGATAAAAGAGAACATATTCATCCTGCTAGCCCCGTGTGTGCCATTATTTCAGCTATGCAAAACATTTAAATGTAATACAGCTTACCAAACacatagaaaaagaaatagtttCACATAAAGTGATTGCCTACACCTTAAAATCTACACTGTCTCTGTATTagacaagacaaaaacaacagcttATAACATTTTTgacatcaaaatgaaaaaaggttCAACCCACTGTCTTTCAGGTTGCAGAGCTGAAGGCCCATATGCCCATGGAGATGTTGAGGATGATCAAAAGGACCTTTAGAGATGCTCCTGGTAAGCTTTTGAACAGTAAAACACTTGTGCACTTTGATGAAGACTCATGATAATTGTTCCATCCATATTGGCAACAAGTACATACAAGAGTTTAgggcaaaaataaataaacaaagttcgaaaataaaaatagattttaaaaatgactgGTGTTTGCTGTCCTGTTTTTAAGTCCAAGATTAGGAAAGTGCTCTTTTAGGGGAGGTTGGTATGCAGGAAGCTGGGTGTACTGATTTGTTGAGCGTTCCAGCTTcgtacatttctttcacaaaaaattAGCCTTGCCAATAATTTTCCTTCTTGTTTACAGGATATGACATTTTTGgtcctgaaaaagaaattcgaGAGCATTTAAAGTCTATGGAATTCGAGTACGAATGTGGGAATTTTGAAAGTTCAAATGGAAAGAAAGTGTCTTTTGTAAGAGTAGCCAATGTGTCTGATGTAGTAAAGAAATCTGTTTCGCAACTGAGTGAAAGTGGCTATTTGGCTGAAAAGAGCAACATCCCAAAAAATTTGTTGTGGGTACTTCTGACAGGGGACAAAGGAGGAAAATCAACGAAGTTACTGTTGCAATTTCTCAATTGTAAAGAGCAACACTCCATCCATACAGCTCGCCTGCTGGCAATTTATGAAGGTGACAAGGACAACTACGAATGCATGCAAAAGATTTTTGGTCCTGTTATAGAGGAAACAATGAAAGTACTATCAAACATTACTGAACTGGACCTAAAGGTAGACCTTACAAAAAATCCCATGAGTCCAAGTCAGCAGCCCAATTTTGACATCAGAGGGATGGGAAACTGGCCTCATGAGCTTCAAGAGTTGTTCAGAAATTGCCAAAATGAGTATCGAAGCCAAAGATGTTTGTTATGTCAGAAAACAACACATTTCCAATCACATTCCTCCAACTGTGATGCCAACAACCCATCCAGTGCAAAGTATACCATTTCAGAGTTCTGGCTCAGTCTTGGAGGGGACTGGGAGTTCATAGCAAGGTTATTGGGTTTAACAGGACCCAATGGGACTTTCTTTTGTAACTTCTGTCATGCTCAGCTTAAAGATCTTGAGAAGGGGAAGCCTCACACGCCATGGCTTTTGCAGCACGGTGCCATTGCTAGTGACACACATACAAAAAAGTTCCCAGTGCGCAGTTTTGAGTCAATCTtgtccaataacaacagattTGTGAAAGGTGGTTCCGTAAAGTCAAAAGCCAACCAATTCCACAATTGTGAAAGCCTTCCAATCTACCAAGCAACTGGACCAGTTATTGACTCAGTGTCATGTATGCCCCTCCATTTGTCTCTGGGGCTTGGAAAGCAGGCACTTGAGCTGGTTGAGAGTGAAGCCATTTCACTGAATAATTCCATTAAAGAGGCAAATGGAGAGGCATCCCCAGAACTGGTTGAGGCATTCCAGAAACGAGAGGAACTGACTGTTGAGTGTGCCAATTTAGAAGAATTGTTGGAGGGTGACAATGAAGCCATTAATTCCACTGAAGAAAAGCTTCGGAGTTTTATTGCTGAGACGGCTTCCTATCATCAAAAGGAGGGGCGAAGGTACAATGTGCAGAACTAAATAACAAATGccatctgaaaaaaaatagtgatGAAAAAGACACCTTGTAAGACACATATTATCAACATGTCCCCCCTGTGTAAGTGGTTTGCAGTTCCATTAATTCTCAAGTTGACAAAATATATAGATAAAGACACATATATCAGTGACTTCACTTTCTAAGTCCATATGTAATTTACAATGAGCAACCATTTTTTGAAAAGGACGTTCATCTTTGTTGTACTGTAGGTTCACTACTCACACAGTGGAAGCTGTGAAAGCAAGAGAAAGGGCACGAGAGCTTAAAAAGGACAGAgatgaacaacaacaacaagcaaaacaacacCAAGACCAGTTGAAAGCAGCCAAGGAACAATTGACTACTATCACtgctaaaataaataatttgaaagGACCTTTCCAAAGGAAATTGGATGGAGTACTAGAAAGGATGAATTTGAAGAAGCAAGTGTATCATAAAGGGGCTCTGGTTGGTAATGATGTTGCTAAAATTCTGCATCCTGGAAACATTGggaaaattgtaaattgtttcaaaCCACTGAAAGTGAAACTTCAACATGGAGAACACAAGGTTTTCAGTGATCAAAGAAGCATGAACAAGGTGTCAACATTATTGACAAAACTTTCCCAATGTTTCCAACTGTACTCACCCAGCACTCCTCTCTGTCGACACGAGGTAGCATTCCTTGCAGTGCGATGTGCCAGCTTTGGTCACTGGTTTCCCAAAACCTTTCCAAACACCAACTTGCTTCGAAAGTTTCATGTGTTAACTTTCCATGTCCCTGAGAAAGCCATTTCTAAGCACACTGTGGGCATGGAAGCAGAACACTGTTCAGAAAGTATACACCCAGTGGTCAACAGGCTTGAAAGGACTTATGCAACGACACAAAATACATGTGATCGCTTGGTACTGATTGCTAAGAGCCAGTGGCTTCAAAGCAACTCCACTCtaacaaatttcaagaaaccTAAGCACAGGAACAGATCAGATGCAATTATAATTACAAAGGAAGAATAGCGTATAAATATGATTTAATTGGAACCTTTATCATACATGTTTGTCGGGGAATAAAATTGCACCTTTTATTTTGATCAACATTGcacaaataattttaagaaGTTGTACCATTCCCGGTGAAGTAATATTCCCTTAAGTGAGGAAAGTAATTTGCCTTTACTTTAGTTTTTCATTCCTTTGCTTATAGCACAACATGCATTAGTGTAGCCACTCAGTACACTTTTTTGCAAGTTCAATAGCCAACCAGGAGTTTGCCTTTTTGTCAAGGATAAATGGTAGAGGGtcgaaaaattattcaaaattattttcaaattatttcttaGCTTCGTCAATTCAAAAGTTCACAGGCTCTTGTTTACTCAAGTTTCCCATGCCTGTTCTTGCCACATTGGGgtcataattttgtttgtcaaaaacTTTTACATTCCCACGGACTCTCCGGCATGCTGAGCATCAGAATATGGGCCTTTCTATTT is a window from the Acropora palmata chromosome 1, jaAcrPala1.3, whole genome shotgun sequence genome containing:
- the LOC141881011 gene encoding TNF receptor-associated factor 2-like isoform X2; protein product: MPGFRVSSTAKVAIDKKYLCPLCQLIFKDPVQTDCGHVYCNPCLQELKRHDEGFTCPVDMQSFDTLFPDNFMKREVLSLIIDCPNSDDDCKWKGEVRHSEVHLASCPAEKEQCTNNNCPTKVKRSEFQRHVQHECLYRQQLCPLCNQSMTAAVLKVHLAQECKMTKVQCDRCGREGILRGEKMKPSEAKKHYHLTSVPHLNLLLSFVLRLEKQVMSLINPVTGAFGASFSDELVRSSEELISTAIARIDSVVAETRDLTRMLGDHDRRIKMLERKVTSKNGMLTSTSMHPDSASNNMELLIKDETKCEQYNLKQEVSLIRRQLEEAIGSIQQLQRQMDLSRQNLGDANGVPSGTEQQISSYDGTLLWKVTDFARKRNDAVSGRQVSIYSPCFYTSLYGYKMRARLYLNGDGMGRGTHVSVFFALMRGEYDATLRWPFRQKVTIMLLDQDHVEHVIDAFRPDPSSSSFQRPRRESNIASGCPLFCSLTMLNNHAYIREDTMFLRIIVDTSDI
- the LOC141881011 gene encoding TNF receptor-associated factor 2-like isoform X1, encoding MPGFRVSSTAKVAIDKKYLCPLCQLIFKDPVQTDCGHVYCNPCLQELKRHDEGFTCPVDMQSFDTLFPDNFMKREVLSLIIDCPNSDDDCKWKGEVRHSEVHLASCPAEKEQCTNNNCPTKVKRSEFQRHVQHECLYRQQLCPLCNQSMTAAVLKVHLAQECKMTKVQCDRCGREGILRGEMENHLNPDHGDCEEVERGCRFEQIGCTFKEKMKPSEAKKHYHLTSVPHLNLLLSFVLRLEKQVMSLINPVTGAFGASFSDELVRSSEELISTAIARIDSVVAETRDLTRMLGDHDRRIKMLERKVTSKNGMLTSTSMHPDSASNNMELLIKDETKCEQYNLKQEVSLIRRQLEEAIGSIQQLQRQMDLSRQNLGDANGVPSGTEQQISSYDGTLLWKVTDFARKRNDAVSGRQVSIYSPCFYTSLYGYKMRARLYLNGDGMGRGTHVSVFFALMRGEYDATLRWPFRQKVTIMLLDQDHVEHVIDAFRPDPSSSSFQRPRRESNIASGCPLFCSLTMLNNHAYIREDTMFLRIIVDTSDI
- the LOC141895018 gene encoding uncharacterized protein LOC141895018, translating into MSLVKKKTGQSNSGFIYANQSKGKPIKLMPVSQPQTGSSSASSSTLKKRSQVIEKFVESVASATQAADDVIHQTATSIKRNKNQFLKSFSEGGLNIIQSFTLKQVAELKAHMPMEMLRMIKRTFRDAPGYDIFGPEKEIREHLKSMEFEYECGNFESSNGKKVSFVRVANVSDVVKKSVSQLSESGYLAEKSNIPKNLLWVLLTGDKGGKSTKLLLQFLNCKEQHSIHTARLLAIYEGDKDNYECMQKIFGPVIEETMKVLSNITELDLKVDLTKNPMSPSQQPNFDIRGMGNWPHELQELFRNCQNEYRSQRCLLCQKTTHFQSHSSNCDANNPSSAKYTISEFWLSLGGDWEFIARLLGLTGPNGTFFCNFCHAQLKDLEKGKPHTPWLLQHGAIASDTHTKKFPVRSFESILSNNNRFVKGGSVKSKANQFHNCESLPIYQATGPVIDSVSCMPLHLSLGLGKQALELVESEAISLNNSIKEANGEASPELVEAFQKREELTVECANLEELLEGDNEAINSTEEKLRSFIAETASYHQKEGRRFTTHTVEAVKARERARELKKDRDEQQQQAKQHQDQLKAAKEQLTTITAKINNLKGPFQRKLDGVLERMNLKKQVYHKGALVGNDVAKILHPGNIGKIVNCFKPLKVKLQHGEHKVFSDQRSMNKVSTLLTKLSQCFQLYSPSTPLCRHEVAFLAVRCASFGHWFPKTFPNTNLLRKFHVLTFHVPEKAISKHTVGMEAEHCSESIHPVVNRLERTYATTQNTCDRLVLIAKSQWLQSNSTLTNFKKPKHRNRSDAIIITKEE